One genomic segment of Immundisolibacter sp. includes these proteins:
- a CDS encoding amidohydrolase family protein, with product MAIDIHTHIVPASFPAYVGAAGSGRWPQMQACDHPGHRTVMIGDKPFRTVSDHSWDIARRLEDMDAEGVQKQVLSPMPELLSYWFDADDALAMGSHVNATIAAMVAADPLHFAGLGMVPLQDPELAAKQMQTLRRDYGLVGVEVGSNINGKPIGHPDHAPFFAAAVENELAVFVHALHPAGADRVIGPPLLQALIAFPNENAFAVASMITGGLLEQFPDLRIGFSHGGGSFGLVLPRLQSGWETTRADDAFLPRPPVEYARRMYYDTLVYDDLALRYLISLYGADRLLVGSDYPFVIRERAPGKRIIGLDLPVAERDAILRGNAVDYLHI from the coding sequence ATGGCCATCGACATCCACACCCATATCGTGCCAGCGAGTTTCCCGGCCTATGTTGGCGCCGCTGGTTCTGGTCGCTGGCCACAGATGCAGGCTTGTGATCATCCCGGACACAGAACGGTGATGATCGGCGACAAGCCGTTTCGTACCGTAAGCGATCACAGCTGGGATATCGCCCGCCGGCTTGAGGACATGGACGCGGAAGGCGTGCAGAAGCAGGTTCTTTCTCCCATGCCGGAACTTTTGTCGTACTGGTTCGATGCCGATGATGCGTTGGCGATGGGGAGCCACGTCAATGCCACCATCGCCGCCATGGTGGCGGCCGACCCGCTGCATTTCGCCGGCCTCGGTATGGTGCCGCTGCAGGATCCGGAGCTGGCCGCCAAGCAGATGCAGACGCTGCGCCGCGACTACGGCCTGGTCGGCGTCGAGGTCGGCAGCAACATCAACGGCAAGCCGATCGGGCACCCCGACCACGCGCCGTTTTTTGCGGCGGCGGTGGAGAACGAGCTTGCGGTATTCGTGCACGCGCTGCACCCAGCCGGGGCGGATCGGGTCATCGGCCCCCCGCTGTTGCAGGCGCTGATCGCGTTTCCGAACGAAAACGCCTTCGCGGTCGCTTCCATGATCACCGGCGGTCTGCTGGAGCAATTCCCGGACTTGCGCATCGGTTTCAGCCACGGTGGCGGCAGTTTCGGCCTGGTGCTGCCGCGCTTGCAGTCGGGTTGGGAAACGACTCGCGCCGACGATGCGTTCCTGCCGCGCCCACCGGTGGAGTACGCCCGGCGCATGTACTACGACACTCTTGTGTACGACGACCTGGCGCTGCGCTATTTGATCAGCCTGTACGGCGCCGATCGCCTGCTGGTGGGGTCGGATTACCCGTTTGTTATCCGCGAGCGCGCGCCGGGCAAGCGCATCATTGGACTGGATTTACCGGTCGCCGAGCGGGATGCCATCCTGCGTGGCAATGCAGTGGACTACCTGCATATTTAG